The Cohaesibacter intestini genome has a window encoding:
- a CDS encoding sigma-54-dependent transcriptional regulator, which translates to MTSQTKILLAEDEEEVRFALKQGLELAGYEVIEFDSREGILETISRHLEGILISDIRLGSDDGLDLMQHVHELDDAFPVILITGHGDVPLAVEAMRRGAYDFIEKPFPMAVLVGVVMRAAEKRRLVLENRALRQELAEESKLEGRLVGQSLAMQRLRSDILALSDTDADILIKGETGSGKEMVARALHEEGRRSGAPFVALNCGGLPADIIESELFGHVQGAFTGASSKRVGKLQYANGGTVFLDEIETMPMELQVKLLRVIEERAVEPLGTNELIALDIRFIAATKTDLEEAGRQGSFRPDLFYRLNVVTLHIPPLRDRKEDIPDLFNFLARGARSRYRKDIPDLTRSLLDRLMAYDWPGNVRELRNAADRFVLGLSMGLADGQGGERDDAVQSVTATLAERVGAYERQLIAEALKEQGGCRTKTAESLGLGRKTLYDKLKKYDLE; encoded by the coding sequence ATGACGAGCCAAACGAAGATTTTGCTGGCCGAGGATGAAGAAGAGGTCCGCTTTGCCCTCAAGCAGGGGCTGGAGTTGGCTGGCTATGAGGTCATTGAGTTTGACAGTCGCGAGGGGATCCTTGAAACCATCTCGCGTCATCTGGAAGGCATCCTGATTTCGGATATCCGGCTGGGGTCCGACGATGGCCTTGACTTGATGCAGCATGTGCACGAGCTGGATGATGCCTTTCCGGTGATCCTGATCACGGGGCATGGGGATGTGCCGCTGGCGGTGGAAGCGATGCGGCGTGGCGCCTATGATTTTATTGAAAAGCCCTTTCCCATGGCGGTTCTGGTTGGGGTGGTCATGCGGGCGGCAGAAAAGCGCCGGTTGGTGCTGGAAAACCGGGCTCTGCGACAGGAACTGGCCGAAGAGAGCAAGTTAGAGGGGCGGCTGGTTGGCCAGTCCCTTGCCATGCAGCGCCTCAGGTCGGATATTCTGGCATTGTCCGATACGGATGCGGACATCCTGATCAAGGGGGAAACCGGATCCGGCAAGGAAATGGTGGCACGTGCCCTGCATGAAGAGGGGCGGCGCTCGGGTGCGCCGTTTGTGGCGCTCAATTGCGGCGGTTTGCCTGCGGATATCATCGAATCCGAATTGTTCGGTCATGTGCAGGGGGCGTTTACCGGCGCCTCATCAAAGCGGGTGGGCAAGCTGCAATATGCCAATGGCGGGACGGTGTTTCTTGATGAAATCGAGACCATGCCAATGGAATTGCAGGTCAAGCTGCTGCGTGTCATCGAAGAACGCGCTGTTGAACCCTTGGGCACCAACGAGCTGATCGCGCTTGATATCCGTTTCATCGCTGCCACCAAGACCGATCTGGAAGAAGCCGGACGGCAGGGGAGCTTCAGACCTGATCTATTCTATCGGTTGAATGTTGTCACCCTCCATATCCCGCCCTTGCGTGACAGAAAGGAAGACATTCCGGACCTGTTCAATTTTCTCGCCCGGGGTGCCCGCTCGCGCTATCGCAAGGATATCCCGGATCTAACCCGTAGCTTGCTCGACCGGCTGATGGCGTATGATTGGCCGGGCAATGTGCGCGAGTTGCGTAATGCAGCGGATCGGTTTGTGCTCGGTCTGTCGATGGGGCTGGCGGATGGTCAGGGCGGAGAACGTGACGACGCAGTCCAGAGTGTGACGGCAACCTTGGCGGAACGTGTCGGGGCTTATGAGCGGCAATTGATTGCCGAAGCCCTGAAGGAGCAGGGAGGATGCCGGACGAAAACGGCCGAAAGTCTCGGGCTTGGCCGCAAGACGCTGTATGACAAACTGAAGAAATATGACCTGGAATAG
- a CDS encoding aminotransferase class III-fold pyridoxal phosphate-dependent enzyme, whose product MSQPSAPSASSAFDIPPPNLSQERLLALLEEHYGKTGSLKQLVSERDQNMRLDEKDGATGKDRRYTVKIANKGEDKALLDLQIAALEHLQAVDPSLALPQILCSKTGNSLIQLPEADGGNWMRTVSYLDGVTFADCEKTKELRHALGQTMGRLTQALQGFGHPAAHQPDFLWNLDNVEACRAFIPDIADEADRAMVARFFALYDIISKPLFARLPGAIIHHDANDLNLIVDEQKGTVGLIDFGDMVYSRRVNELAVTLAYALMESDDLISDGSDIVAAYCAECPLTDLEMAVLPMQMAMRLVMSVCISSHRAASYPDNAYLTISQKPAFDLLARLDRLNLRFVAAAWRKAAGKCATANGDKVLPWLKANQSSFAPIFARPLKREARILVSYAKGAEGLELLSDGNAHWAFIQQKMTETEATYAIGLYAEDRDCYRTDAFKSREGSGWRSTHLGFDVFIDVDTPIFAPLDGEVVSVVNNAEYQNYGPTVILKHQAGDTGSHFFTLYGHLSLATLDLLSPGQQVKAGDPIGYIGDASVNVGWAPHLHFQIILDLLGETGDFYGVGEPNRMDVWGDICPDPNLIVDFHPAAFETDATSVSDLKARRDHAIGPSLSLSYKQPLKIVGGKGQFLIDQTGREYLDLVNNICHVGHCHPHVVEALEKQARRLNTNTRYLHDTIINYAERLAATLPDPLSVVYLTCSGSEANELAMRMARTVSGNSDMICVNWGYHGNTAANVAVSPYKFDRNGGAGCPPNTQIAEMPDPYRGRFKGYGSDSGRAYAQDVGECIAAIQTKGHQGPAGFIAESMLGCGGQVVLPDGYLAHAYDQVRAAGGLCIADEVQIGFGRDGEHMWGFEYQKVIPDIVTMGKPIGNGHPMAAVVTTPQIARAFANGMEYFNSFGGNPVSCAVGMAVLDVIEQEGLQDNALKMGTYFQQGLKALADKYPLIGDVRGRGLYIGAELVEDRESLEPATEKAGRIINFMKNEAVLLSTDGPFDNVLKIKPPICIKAEHIDEVIEKLDRAFATL is encoded by the coding sequence ATGAGCCAGCCTTCTGCCCCTTCCGCCTCGTCTGCCTTTGACATCCCGCCACCGAATCTCAGCCAAGAGCGCCTCCTTGCCCTACTCGAAGAACATTACGGCAAAACCGGCAGCCTCAAGCAGCTGGTCAGCGAGCGGGACCAGAATATGCGCCTTGACGAGAAAGACGGGGCAACCGGCAAGGATCGGCGCTACACGGTCAAGATCGCCAACAAGGGCGAAGACAAGGCCCTGCTTGATCTGCAAATCGCAGCCCTCGAACACTTGCAGGCAGTTGATCCGTCCCTCGCCCTGCCACAGATCCTGTGCAGCAAGACCGGCAACAGCCTCATTCAACTGCCAGAAGCGGATGGTGGCAACTGGATGCGGACCGTGTCCTATCTCGATGGCGTAACCTTTGCCGATTGTGAAAAGACCAAAGAGCTACGCCACGCACTGGGACAGACCATGGGGCGCCTGACACAGGCTTTGCAGGGCTTTGGCCATCCCGCAGCCCATCAGCCGGACTTTCTGTGGAATCTCGACAATGTCGAGGCCTGCCGCGCCTTTATTCCCGACATTGCCGATGAAGCCGACCGGGCGATGGTCGCCCGCTTCTTTGCGCTTTATGACATCATCTCCAAGCCATTATTCGCTCGCCTGCCCGGCGCGATCATCCATCACGACGCCAATGATCTCAATCTGATTGTCGACGAGCAGAAGGGCACTGTCGGCCTGATCGATTTCGGCGACATGGTTTATTCCCGCCGGGTCAACGAGCTGGCCGTCACCTTGGCCTATGCCTTGATGGAGAGCGATGATCTGATCAGCGATGGCAGCGATATTGTCGCCGCCTATTGCGCAGAATGTCCCCTCACAGACCTTGAGATGGCCGTCCTGCCGATGCAAATGGCCATGCGGCTGGTCATGTCAGTCTGCATCAGCTCCCACCGCGCGGCGAGCTACCCGGACAATGCCTATCTGACCATCAGCCAGAAACCCGCCTTTGACCTGCTCGCCCGCCTTGATCGGCTTAATCTGCGCTTTGTTGCCGCCGCATGGCGCAAGGCAGCAGGCAAATGCGCCACCGCCAATGGCGACAAGGTCCTGCCATGGCTGAAGGCCAATCAAAGCTCATTCGCCCCGATCTTTGCCCGCCCACTGAAGCGCGAAGCCCGCATCTTGGTGTCTTACGCCAAGGGCGCAGAAGGCTTGGAGCTGCTGTCCGATGGCAACGCCCATTGGGCCTTCATCCAGCAAAAAATGACTGAAACCGAAGCGACCTATGCCATCGGGCTTTATGCCGAAGACCGCGATTGCTACCGCACCGATGCCTTCAAGAGCCGCGAGGGGTCAGGCTGGCGCAGCACCCATCTGGGCTTTGATGTCTTCATCGACGTGGACACCCCGATCTTTGCTCCGCTCGATGGCGAGGTGGTCTCAGTGGTAAACAATGCCGAATACCAGAATTACGGCCCCACCGTGATCCTCAAACATCAGGCAGGCGACACGGGCAGCCATTTCTTCACCCTCTATGGTCACCTGTCGCTGGCGACCCTTGATCTGCTCAGCCCCGGTCAGCAGGTGAAGGCAGGCGACCCAATTGGCTATATTGGCGACGCCTCGGTCAATGTCGGCTGGGCGCCCCATTTGCATTTCCAGATCATCCTCGATCTGCTCGGTGAGACGGGGGATTTCTATGGGGTAGGCGAACCCAACCGAATGGATGTCTGGGGCGATATCTGCCCCGATCCAAATCTGATCGTCGATTTCCACCCCGCCGCATTTGAGACCGACGCCACCAGCGTCAGCGACCTCAAAGCCCGCCGCGATCACGCCATAGGCCCATCCCTCAGCCTGTCCTACAAACAACCGTTGAAGATTGTCGGCGGCAAGGGGCAGTTTCTGATTGACCAAACGGGTCGGGAATATCTCGATCTGGTCAACAATATCTGCCATGTCGGCCATTGCCACCCTCATGTGGTCGAAGCGCTGGAAAAGCAGGCCCGCAGGCTGAACACCAACACCCGCTATCTGCACGACACGATCATCAACTATGCCGAGCGGCTCGCCGCCACCCTGCCCGATCCGCTTTCAGTGGTTTATCTGACCTGTTCAGGCAGCGAGGCCAATGAGTTGGCCATGCGGATGGCCCGCACTGTATCTGGCAACAGCGACATGATCTGCGTAAATTGGGGCTATCATGGCAACACGGCGGCCAATGTCGCCGTCAGCCCCTACAAATTTGACCGCAATGGCGGCGCAGGCTGCCCGCCCAACACCCAGATTGCCGAAATGCCTGATCCCTATCGTGGCCGCTTCAAAGGCTATGGCAGCGACAGCGGTCGCGCCTATGCGCAAGATGTCGGGGAATGCATTGCCGCGATTCAAACCAAGGGCCATCAAGGGCCTGCTGGCTTCATCGCCGAATCCATGCTTGGCTGCGGCGGTCAGGTGGTGCTGCCAGACGGCTATCTCGCCCATGCCTATGATCAGGTCCGCGCTGCCGGTGGTCTTTGCATTGCCGACGAAGTGCAGATCGGCTTTGGCCGTGATGGTGAGCATATGTGGGGCTTTGAATATCAAAAGGTCATCCCGGACATCGTCACCATGGGCAAGCCAATCGGCAATGGCCACCCGATGGCCGCCGTCGTCACCACGCCTCAGATTGCCCGCGCCTTTGCCAATGGCATGGAATATTTCAATTCCTTTGGCGGCAACCCGGTTTCCTGCGCCGTCGGCATGGCGGTGCTGGATGTCATCGAACAGGAAGGCCTGCAAGACAATGCCCTCAAAATGGGGACCTATTTCCAACAGGGCCTGAAGGCCTTGGCAGACAAATATCCGTTGATCGGCGATGTCCGTGGCCGCGGCCTCTATATCGGGGCCGAACTGGTCGAGGATCGCGAAAGCTTGGAACCCGCCACCGAGAAAGCAGGCCGCATCATCAACTTCATGAAAAACGAAGCCGTGCTGCTCTCCACCGACGGCCCGTTTGACAATGTGCTCAAGATCAAGCCGCCGATCTGCATCAAGGCCGAACATATCGACGAGGTGATCGAAAAGCTGGACCGGGCCTTCGCCACGCTCTGA
- a CDS encoding TRAP transporter small permease — protein sequence MERLSRIITKFEETVISLLLAGMVLLTFSQVIARYIFNSGWGAALEATTLMYAWMILFGASYGIKIGAHLGVDALIALLPNRLFRVAAVLGALTGVVYALMLLDGSMTYIGKMYKFNIGMEDLHFPDWFANGVAPAIGLEIYDNEVPRWLAYSILPIGLALFALRCLQAAWAIVVGDRKMIIASHEAEDLVAENKNKA from the coding sequence ATGGAACGACTGTCTCGCATCATCACGAAATTCGAGGAAACGGTCATTTCGCTGCTATTGGCAGGGATGGTGCTGCTGACCTTCTCGCAGGTGATTGCACGTTATATTTTCAATTCCGGCTGGGGGGCTGCGCTGGAAGCCACCACGCTGATGTATGCTTGGATGATCCTGTTTGGGGCATCCTATGGCATCAAGATTGGTGCCCATTTGGGGGTCGATGCCTTGATTGCGCTGTTGCCCAATCGCCTGTTTCGGGTTGCTGCGGTTCTTGGTGCCCTGACGGGCGTTGTCTATGCCCTGATGCTGCTGGACGGGTCGATGACCTATATCGGCAAGATGTACAAATTCAACATCGGCATGGAAGATCTGCATTTTCCGGACTGGTTTGCCAATGGTGTGGCCCCGGCCATCGGGCTGGAAATCTATGACAATGAAGTGCCGCGCTGGTTGGCCTATTCGATCCTGCCAATCGGTCTTGCCTTGTTTGCCCTGCGCTGTTTGCAGGCGGCATGGGCGATCGTGGTTGGCGATCGCAAGATGATTATTGCGAGCCATGAGGCAGAAGACCTCGTCGCAGAAAACAAGAACAAGGCTTAA
- a CDS encoding TRAP transporter large permease: METFFLFCMVLGLLLFGAPISISLGLSSVVYIHFFSDDSLSSMAQKLFEATEHYTLLAIPFFILASSFMATGGVAKRIIRFAIAVVGPFPGGLAMAGVFACMLFAALSGSSPATVVAIGTIVIAGMKDVGYPKEFAAGIIANAGTLGILIPPSIVMVVYAAATDVSVGRMFLAGIIPGLLAGTMLMLGIYIVAKRKNYPRQPWKGVGELASAAGDSAFGLFLIVIILGGIYGGVFTPTEAAAVAAVYAAFIALFVYRDMGPLREVSWRRPSEGFVEAAIRNLYLTVTRFPLALVHEDTQKVMTNSAKTTIMLMFIIANALLFAHVLTTERIPQQITDLMIGAGFNWFTFLLAVNLLLLIGGQFMEPSGLLLIVAPVVFPIAIELGVDPIHLGIIMVVNMEIGMITPPIGLNLFVTSGITGMSLVQVVRAALPWVGILMIFLILVTYIPWISTAIPTALMGPETITR, translated from the coding sequence ATGGAAACTTTCTTTCTTTTCTGCATGGTGCTCGGCCTGTTGCTGTTTGGTGCGCCGATCTCCATTTCGCTGGGGCTGTCCAGCGTCGTTTATATCCACTTTTTCTCCGATGACAGTCTGTCATCAATGGCTCAAAAGCTGTTTGAAGCGACCGAGCATTATACCTTGTTGGCGATCCCCTTCTTCATTCTGGCCTCCAGTTTCATGGCGACCGGCGGCGTCGCCAAACGCATCATCCGGTTTGCCATTGCGGTGGTCGGGCCTTTTCCCGGAGGCCTTGCGATGGCGGGGGTGTTTGCCTGCATGCTGTTTGCTGCGCTTTCAGGGTCTTCGCCCGCAACTGTGGTCGCCATTGGGACGATCGTCATTGCCGGCATGAAGGATGTCGGCTATCCGAAAGAATTTGCTGCTGGCATCATCGCCAATGCGGGTACGCTCGGCATTCTCATCCCGCCCTCCATCGTGATGGTGGTTTATGCAGCGGCGACCGATGTGTCGGTTGGTAGGATGTTCCTGGCCGGGATTATTCCGGGTCTGTTGGCTGGCACGATGCTGATGCTTGGCATCTATATCGTGGCCAAGCGCAAGAATTATCCGCGTCAACCCTGGAAAGGGGTCGGCGAGCTGGCGTCCGCTGCGGGCGATTCCGCTTTTGGCCTGTTCCTCATCGTCATCATTCTGGGCGGCATCTATGGCGGGGTCTTCACGCCGACCGAAGCAGCGGCGGTGGCGGCGGTCTATGCGGCTTTTATCGCTCTGTTTGTCTATCGTGATATGGGGCCATTGCGCGAGGTGTCCTGGCGGCGGCCAAGCGAGGGATTTGTCGAGGCGGCGATCCGCAACCTTTACCTCACAGTGACCCGCTTCCCGCTCGCTTTGGTGCATGAAGACACGCAAAAGGTGATGACCAACTCGGCCAAGACGACCATCATGCTGATGTTCATCATCGCCAACGCTCTGTTGTTTGCCCATGTGTTGACGACCGAGCGAATCCCGCAGCAGATTACCGATCTGATGATCGGGGCAGGCTTCAACTGGTTCACCTTCCTGTTGGCAGTCAATTTGTTGCTGCTGATCGGAGGCCAGTTCATGGAGCCGTCTGGTCTGTTGCTGATCGTTGCACCGGTGGTGTTCCCGATTGCCATCGAGCTGGGTGTCGATCCGATCCATCTGGGCATCATTATGGTGGTGAATATGGAGATCGGCATGATCACGCCGCCCATCGGGCTCAATCTGTTCGTCACCTCGGGCATCACCGGCATGTCGTTGGTGCAGGTGGTCCGGGCTGCCTTGCCATGGGTCGGCATTTTGATGATTTTCCTGATCTTGGTGACCTATATTCCATGGATCTCGACGGCCATACCGACCGCCTTGATGGGACCGGAAACCATCACGCGCTAA
- a CDS encoding TRAP transporter substrate-binding protein yields the protein MKKLVLAAASAALLLGTAAASANCDDGEMVIKFSHVTAATGHPKGEAASLLAERVNAEMNGKACMEVFPNSQLFNDNKVLEALLLGDVQLAAPSLAKFEKYTKKFRLFDLPFLFKDMGAVDRFQTSDNGQAMLDSMQRKGLQGLSYWHNGIKHFSANKPLIKPADASGLKFRVQTSEVAAAMIEALGANPQKLAFAEVYGALQTGVVDGQENTWSNIYTKKFFEVQDGVTETNHQVLDYLVVTSTEWWDGLDPEIRTQLKTIMDEVAAERNALSTEINAQNRAKILEAGGVIRELDASQRQAWVDVMKPVWDQFKDDIGQDLIDAALAANN from the coding sequence ATGAAGAAACTTGTTCTGGCCGCAGCCTCGGCTGCGCTGCTGCTCGGCACTGCAGCTGCGTCTGCCAATTGTGATGACGGTGAGATGGTCATCAAATTCAGCCATGTGACCGCTGCGACTGGCCATCCCAAGGGTGAAGCCGCCTCGCTTCTGGCCGAACGCGTCAATGCCGAAATGAACGGCAAGGCCTGCATGGAAGTGTTCCCGAACTCGCAGCTATTCAATGACAACAAGGTGCTCGAAGCCCTGCTGCTCGGTGATGTTCAGCTGGCAGCGCCTTCGCTTGCCAAGTTCGAGAAATATACCAAGAAATTCCGCCTGTTCGATCTGCCCTTCCTGTTCAAGGATATGGGGGCAGTTGATCGTTTCCAGACCTCTGACAATGGTCAAGCCATGCTCGATTCCATGCAGCGCAAGGGCTTGCAGGGATTGTCCTACTGGCACAATGGCATCAAGCATTTCTCGGCCAACAAGCCTTTGATCAAACCGGCTGATGCATCTGGCCTGAAGTTCCGCGTGCAAACCTCCGAAGTGGCCGCCGCAATGATTGAGGCACTGGGTGCCAACCCGCAAAAGCTGGCATTTGCCGAGGTTTATGGCGCCCTGCAGACCGGTGTTGTCGATGGTCAGGAGAATACCTGGTCCAACATCTACACCAAGAAATTCTTCGAAGTGCAGGACGGTGTGACCGAAACCAACCATCAGGTGCTGGACTATCTGGTCGTCACCTCCACCGAATGGTGGGATGGCCTGGATCCGGAGATCCGCACTCAGCTGAAGACCATCATGGATGAAGTGGCCGCTGAGCGGAACGCTCTGTCGACCGAGATCAACGCGCAGAACCGCGCCAAGATTCTCGAAGCTGGCGGCGTGATCCGTGAGCTTGATGCGTCCCAGCGTCAGGCCTGGGTGGATGTGATGAAACCCGTTTGGGACCAGTTTAAGGACGATATCGGTCAGGATCTGATCGATGCGGCTCTGGCTGCCAACAACTAA
- a CDS encoding citrate synthase/methylcitrate synthase, with protein MNKVMRSSALSNSLPKHHMSPGLDDVVVAETTLSHVDGAAGELILRGRRMEDVAGRIPFEDVVVDLWSGFTKEPVTSIRDQLAAASLQAMEVVHQLAPLAPNLEVIEWMRACLDALPINNSTSEPVAILAAMPVFLANGFRAKQGMTLVSPNPQHSFAESILAMLHDASPGSHEVESLDRYLVTICDHGLNASTFTARVIASTQSDMRSAISGAIGALKGPLHGGAPGPVLDMIEAIGKPDKADAWIAKELAAGRRLMGFGHRVYRVRDPRADILKEGLAKMASHSDKIIHAMAIEKAALKALKKHKPDRTLDTNVEFYTAILLDSIGIDRSLFTPLFAVGRTAGWTAHVMEQTASNKLIRPQSLYVGPTPA; from the coding sequence ATGAACAAGGTTATGCGCTCATCTGCCCTGTCAAACTCCCTACCCAAGCACCATATGTCCCCCGGCCTCGATGATGTCGTGGTCGCAGAAACAACCCTCAGCCATGTGGATGGTGCAGCCGGAGAGCTCATCCTGCGTGGCCGACGCATGGAGGACGTGGCGGGGCGCATCCCGTTTGAAGATGTTGTCGTTGACCTCTGGTCGGGCTTTACCAAAGAACCCGTCACCAGCATCCGGGATCAATTGGCAGCAGCCAGTCTTCAGGCGATGGAAGTCGTGCATCAGCTGGCTCCCCTGGCCCCAAATCTTGAAGTAATTGAATGGATGCGGGCCTGTCTCGATGCCCTTCCGATCAACAACTCCACATCGGAACCGGTGGCGATCCTCGCGGCCATGCCGGTCTTTCTGGCGAACGGCTTCCGCGCCAAGCAGGGAATGACGCTGGTATCCCCCAATCCGCAGCACAGCTTTGCGGAAAGCATCCTCGCCATGCTGCATGACGCATCCCCCGGCAGCCATGAAGTCGAAAGCCTTGATCGCTATCTGGTGACGATTTGCGATCATGGCCTGAATGCCTCGACCTTCACGGCGCGGGTGATTGCCTCAACGCAGTCGGACATGCGCTCGGCCATTTCAGGTGCCATCGGCGCGTTGAAAGGCCCCTTGCATGGGGGCGCACCCGGCCCCGTGCTTGACATGATCGAAGCCATTGGCAAACCGGACAAAGCGGATGCTTGGATCGCCAAAGAGCTGGCAGCAGGCCGCCGCCTGATGGGCTTTGGCCATCGCGTTTATCGGGTACGCGACCCCAGAGCCGACATCCTGAAAGAAGGTCTGGCCAAAATGGCGAGCCATTCAGACAAGATCATTCATGCCATGGCCATCGAGAAAGCCGCCCTCAAGGCCCTCAAGAAGCACAAGCCAGACCGCACCCTCGACACCAATGTCGAGTTTTACACCGCGATCCTTCTCGACAGCATCGGCATTGATCGCAGCTTGTTCACGCCCCTCTTCGCCGTTGGCAGAACAGCAGGCTGGACCGCCCATGTCATGGAACAGACTGCCAGCAACAAGCTGATCCGACCACAATCCCTTTATGTCGGCCCTACCCCTGCCTGA
- a CDS encoding citrate synthase family protein — MAALYMTAKEAAAELGVRVETLYSYVSRGFIRSQAGPGRSRLYASDDVRAMRMRNGDAVPTMGPEVRDSGDVIRSSLTYIDEAGPHYCGRSAIELAQHGTLEATATLLWDCGAVNPFNREKPRRPIASAPAALRPVERAMVMLSAWPLVDRSAYALHPSILWAHGVDLCRLVASELVNVPPDAIPIADLIAKGWGVDGATDRRLISMALVLSADHELNSSAYAVRVAASTGAPLHAAIVAGMGAFLGPKHGAASERVDHWFEGMVREADPALALEKQLMRAEDLPGFGHLLYTNTDPRGKCLMDAIRAAHPDHPGVLLADQVIDHARALFGIAPNIDFSLALMKRVLKLPEGAGMVLFCAGRMVGWIGHALEQYKSGAQIRPRALYVGPKGI, encoded by the coding sequence ATGGCGGCCCTTTACATGACGGCGAAAGAAGCGGCGGCGGAATTGGGTGTGCGGGTTGAGACGCTCTATTCCTATGTATCCCGCGGGTTTATCCGGTCACAGGCGGGGCCGGGGCGGTCCAGACTCTATGCATCGGATGATGTGCGGGCGATGCGGATGCGCAATGGAGACGCAGTGCCGACCATGGGACCCGAGGTGCGCGACAGCGGCGATGTCATTCGGTCAAGCTTGACTTACATTGACGAGGCCGGGCCGCATTATTGTGGCCGATCAGCTATCGAGCTGGCGCAGCATGGCACATTGGAGGCGACGGCCACCCTTTTGTGGGACTGTGGTGCGGTCAATCCCTTCAATCGCGAAAAACCGCGTCGTCCGATTGCCTCTGCGCCCGCTGCCTTGCGTCCCGTCGAGCGGGCGATGGTGATGTTGTCTGCGTGGCCGTTGGTCGACCGGTCCGCCTATGCGCTGCATCCCTCCATTCTCTGGGCCCATGGGGTGGATCTTTGTCGTCTGGTTGCCTCGGAGCTGGTCAATGTCCCGCCCGATGCAATTCCGATTGCAGACCTGATTGCCAAAGGCTGGGGCGTTGACGGGGCGACGGACAGGCGGTTGATCAGTATGGCTTTGGTGTTGTCTGCAGATCATGAACTGAATTCGAGCGCCTATGCCGTGCGGGTGGCTGCGTCCACCGGGGCGCCTTTGCATGCGGCCATCGTTGCGGGCATGGGGGCGTTTCTGGGGCCCAAACACGGAGCTGCCAGCGAACGGGTGGATCACTGGTTTGAAGGCATGGTGCGAGAAGCCGATCCGGCCTTGGCGCTTGAGAAGCAATTGATGCGGGCAGAGGACCTGCCCGGCTTTGGCCATCTTCTTTATACGAATACGGATCCGCGAGGCAAATGCCTGATGGACGCCATACGGGCGGCACATCCTGATCATCCGGGCGTCCTTCTGGCAGATCAGGTGATTGATCATGCTCGGGCCCTGTTTGGCATTGCGCCGAATATCGATTTCTCACTTGCGCTGATGAAACGGGTTTTGAAGTTGCCAGAAGGGGCCGGGATGGTGCTGTTTTGTGCCGGGCGCATGGTCGGCTGGATCGGGCATGCGCTGGAGCAATATAAGAGTGGCGCGCAGATCCGTCCGCGCGCTCTCTATGTGGGTCCCAAGGGTATATAA